In a single window of the bacterium genome:
- a CDS encoding septum formation initiator family protein has translation MNARRGLLYRLRRRLGAIQLTRGRFYLIGFVIFFLAYIAGSSGFLAQMRLWQEGRQLQKAIELEQKKKSWMKKEADSLTNDRNRIKREAQKEHSLGEPDEIIVHVQ, from the coding sequence ATGAATGCACGAAGAGGTTTGCTGTACAGGCTGCGGCGTCGGCTGGGAGCGATCCAGCTGACGCGGGGCCGGTTTTATCTGATCGGTTTTGTGATCTTTTTCCTGGCCTATATTGCCGGTTCCTCCGGATTTCTGGCCCAGATGCGCCTGTGGCAGGAGGGCCGCCAGCTGCAAAAGGCGATCGAGCTGGAGCAGAAGAAAAAGAGCTGGATGAAAAAAGAGGCCGACAGCCTGACCAATGACCGGAATCGCATCAAGCGCGAAGCGCAGAAAGAGCACAGCCTCGGCGAACCGGATGAAATCATCGTTCACGTGCAGTAA
- a CDS encoding ATP-binding protein, with product MSEKSNQLYEMIIPSLPDQIQRVEQKCEELAGLAGFGEDERDTFAIAVTEMVANAIYHGNKSNPKKTVHIRFYLSPGRLSVHITDQGHGFDPAAVPDPLLPENLLKDNGRGIFIVRSMMDSVEYRFDPGGTTVILTKTRQHHVRD from the coding sequence GTGAGCGAAAAGAGCAACCAACTGTATGAGATGATCATACCGAGTCTGCCGGACCAGATCCAGCGCGTCGAGCAAAAGTGCGAGGAATTGGCCGGTCTGGCGGGCTTTGGCGAGGATGAACGGGACACCTTTGCCATTGCAGTCACCGAGATGGTCGCCAACGCGATCTATCATGGCAACAAGAGCAATCCCAAGAAGACAGTGCACATCCGTTTCTATCTCTCGCCAGGCCGGCTTTCCGTGCATATCACCGATCAAGGGCATGGCTTTGACCCCGCTGCGGTCCCTGATCCCCTGCTGCCCGAGAATCTCCTCAAGGACAATGGCCGCGGCATCTTCATCGTCCGCTCGATGATGGACAGCGTCGAATACCGCTTCGATCCCGGTGGTACCACGGTCATCCTCACCAAAACCCGCCAGCATCATGTCCGCGATTAA
- a CDS encoding BamA/TamA family outer membrane protein — MSAINLLLIAGALWLPSGPAPAADSSLIETILFVGNDHTREEILTREMQQRAGDPFDPRIAEADRQRIENLRLFTRVELQVLRSANGVIVLYLLSERWYLFPYPLLFIHDRDWSKLSYGAGLRHENFRGRNIYLLGNFWLGYNPSVNLSYTNPWIHGRHRLAFTAQASWSRTENLSPRYNGFIERHAGLQGGLSKRFGYYTRVSAGMGYMEVRLPPELKLTRAADGVDRITHFSAGFNLDNRDYSAYPKRGWYLDAGFSLKLLAGTSDYGFVGCDVRRYQPLPGGGLLAGRVRADVSRGRIPVHNLLYLGYSERIRGHFMEVLEGRGRLLASAELRWPILRQRFFHLVPEDRLGYLRNLPFALHGALFYDAGIMAGRSWERAEQRRRGGFGVGLAVQLPYVELMRFERAWDLGGRGEYIIDMKVWF, encoded by the coding sequence ATGTCCGCGATTAACCTGCTGCTCATCGCGGGGGCGCTATGGCTACCGTCTGGGCCCGCGCCGGCTGCCGATTCTTCCCTCATCGAAACCATTCTTTTCGTCGGCAACGATCACACTCGCGAGGAGATCCTGACCCGCGAGATGCAACAGCGCGCTGGCGATCCCTTCGATCCGCGCATCGCCGAAGCCGACCGCCAGCGCATCGAAAACCTCCGCCTCTTCACCCGCGTCGAATTGCAGGTCCTCCGTAGCGCCAACGGGGTCATCGTCCTTTATCTTCTCAGCGAACGCTGGTACCTCTTTCCCTATCCGCTGCTTTTCATTCACGACCGCGACTGGAGCAAGCTCTCTTACGGCGCCGGCTTGCGGCACGAGAATTTCCGCGGGCGCAACATTTACCTGCTCGGCAATTTCTGGCTGGGTTACAATCCCAGCGTCAATCTCTCCTATACCAATCCCTGGATCCATGGCCGTCACCGTCTCGCCTTCACGGCCCAAGCATCCTGGAGCCGGACGGAGAATCTCAGCCCTCGCTACAACGGCTTCATCGAGCGTCACGCTGGCCTGCAAGGCGGTTTGAGCAAGCGCTTCGGTTACTATACCCGGGTGAGTGCCGGGATGGGCTATATGGAGGTTCGGCTGCCGCCGGAGCTCAAGCTCACCCGCGCTGCTGACGGCGTCGACCGCATCACCCACTTTTCAGCCGGCTTCAACCTGGATAACCGCGACTATTCCGCCTATCCAAAGCGGGGCTGGTATCTGGATGCCGGCTTCAGCCTCAAGCTGCTGGCCGGCACCTCCGATTATGGTTTCGTTGGCTGCGATGTGCGGCGTTATCAGCCCCTGCCCGGGGGTGGGCTCCTGGCTGGTCGCGTGCGCGCTGACGTTAGTCGCGGCCGGATTCCGGTTCACAATCTGCTCTACCTCGGCTACTCCGAGCGCATCCGCGGCCATTTCATGGAGGTGCTCGAAGGGCGGGGACGGCTTCTGGCCAGTGCGGAACTGCGCTGGCCGATCCTCCGGCAGCGCTTTTTCCATCTGGTCCCCGAGGATCGGCTCGGATACCTGCGCAATCTGCCCTTTGCGCTGCATGGGGCGCTCTTCTATGATGCCGGGATCATGGCCGGCCGGAGCTGGGAGCGGGCGGAGCAGCGTCGGCGCGGTGGTTTTGGCGTCGGTTTGGCGGTGCAGCTGCCCTACGTGGAGCTGATGCGGTTCGAACGCGCCTGGGATCTTGGTGGCCGTGGTGAATATATCATTGATATGAAGGTGTGGTTTTAA
- a CDS encoding 16S rRNA (uracil(1498)-N(3))-methyltransferase: MAHIHFFYVAPEDASPEEFELHGAEYAHAVRVLRKQVGERIIAVDGLGRRYSGPILSIGAKSLRAGVERIEEGAGEPRLRLTLAQGVPRGGLFDWVIEKGTEIGISVFQPMVTAGTVAAPHGRETRWGEKARAAMKQSGRSLAPEVRPICPFAAAVTSARGQALFIAWEEAEVTRTELAAALWGHRAATLLIGPEAGFTEAEVDLAVAAGARVISLGTRRLRSETAALTAAVRLLDAAGDLG; this comes from the coding sequence ATGGCGCATATCCATTTCTTTTACGTGGCTCCGGAGGATGCCAGCCCGGAGGAGTTCGAACTGCACGGGGCGGAGTATGCGCATGCCGTGCGGGTGTTGCGCAAGCAAGTGGGGGAGCGGATCATCGCGGTTGACGGCCTTGGCCGCCGGTATAGCGGTCCGATCCTGTCGATTGGCGCGAAGAGCCTGAGGGCGGGGGTGGAACGGATCGAGGAGGGAGCGGGCGAGCCGCGGCTACGCCTGACCCTGGCACAGGGGGTTCCCCGGGGTGGCCTCTTCGATTGGGTGATCGAGAAGGGGACGGAGATCGGGATTTCGGTGTTTCAGCCGATGGTCACCGCCGGCACGGTGGCGGCGCCGCATGGCCGCGAGACGCGCTGGGGCGAGAAGGCACGGGCGGCGATGAAACAGAGCGGCCGCAGTCTTGCCCCCGAGGTGCGGCCGATATGCCCCTTTGCTGCGGCGGTCACGTCGGCCCGGGGTCAGGCGCTCTTCATCGCCTGGGAAGAGGCGGAGGTGACCCGGACGGAACTGGCGGCGGCGCTGTGGGGGCATCGCGCGGCGACGCTCTTGATCGGGCCGGAGGCGGGCTTTACGGAAGCCGAGGTCGATCTTGCGGTTGCGGCGGGCGCGCGCGTCATCAGCCTGGGGACCCGGCGGCTGCGCAGTGAAACGGCCGCTCTGACCGCAGCCGTGCGGCTGCTCGATGCGGCGGGGGATCTGGGCTGA
- a CDS encoding DUF3307 domain-containing protein gives MDYFQLLLLAHVIGDFVLQTDTIFRLKQQSPWGVPLHVLICSLVTAALLHPLLGRPAFWLALLFIALVHLALDRTKLFLAAFHAKDGLGYFFIDQGLHLLSLLGAARYLQWALPQQGFWLGTGLTVTLTALTAAGFAVPPILFYIQRALSVPGVPRSNPAFPSFRRRLPGILSRLLATLGLLVGGWYLLLTPVLLSALVEPMTTPDHNKRYLTAELITSSTFVLFFALLAWYLRAG, from the coding sequence ATGGATTATTTTCAACTGCTGCTGCTGGCCCATGTCATCGGTGATTTTGTCCTCCAGACTGACACCATCTTCAGGCTGAAGCAACAATCACCCTGGGGAGTCCCCCTGCACGTCCTGATCTGTTCCCTGGTCACGGCCGCGCTCCTCCACCCGCTGCTCGGCCGACCCGCTTTCTGGCTGGCCCTGCTCTTCATTGCCCTCGTCCACCTGGCACTCGACCGCACCAAACTCTTTCTGGCGGCCTTCCATGCCAAGGATGGGCTGGGCTATTTTTTTATCGACCAGGGACTGCATCTGCTTTCGCTGCTCGGCGCGGCTCGCTACCTGCAGTGGGCGCTGCCGCAGCAGGGTTTTTGGCTCGGTACCGGCCTGACGGTCACTCTCACCGCGTTGACGGCTGCTGGATTCGCCGTCCCCCCGATCCTCTTTTATATCCAGCGCGCGCTCTCCGTCCCGGGCGTACCGCGCTCCAACCCCGCTTTTCCTTCGTTCCGGCGACGCCTGCCCGGCATCCTCTCGCGCCTGCTTGCGACGCTCGGACTGCTCGTCGGCGGCTGGTATCTCCTGCTGACGCCGGTCTTGTTATCCGCCCTGGTCGAGCCGATGACCACGCCGGATCATAACAAACGGTATCTCACCGCCGAACTCATCACCAGCTCCACCTTCGTCCTCTTCTTCGCACTCCTGGCCTGGTACCTCCGAGCCGGCTGA
- the rplI gene encoding 50S ribosomal protein L9: MKIILKQDIESLGAAGETVTVKNGYARNYLIPQGLAVAATAGNLRAFEVESKAAALRLQRGMREAQEVATRLEKLSLTVSVQVGEEDKLFGSVTSQNIADLLAENGFKIDKKKIVLDDPIKALGVYEVPVKLHPEVTGVVKVWVVRE; this comes from the coding sequence ATGAAGATTATTTTGAAGCAAGATATCGAGTCGCTGGGCGCCGCCGGTGAGACCGTCACCGTCAAGAATGGTTACGCCCGTAATTATCTGATCCCCCAGGGCTTGGCCGTTGCGGCCACTGCCGGCAACCTCCGCGCCTTCGAGGTGGAGAGCAAGGCGGCCGCCCTCCGGCTGCAGCGCGGCATGCGGGAAGCCCAGGAAGTCGCGACCCGGCTTGAAAAACTCTCTCTCACCGTCTCGGTTCAGGTGGGCGAAGAGGACAAACTCTTCGGATCGGTCACCAGTCAGAACATCGCCGATCTCCTGGCGGAGAATGGTTTTAAGATTGACAAGAAGAAGATCGTTCTCGACGACCCGATCAAGGCCCTGGGCGTCTATGAGGTGCCGGTCAAGCTGCATCCCGAGGTGACCGGCGTGGTAAAGGTGTGGGTGGTGCGCGAATAA
- the rpsR gene encoding 30S ribosomal protein S18, whose product MLKKKRICRFCEEKVEYIDYKDEKRLMRFTTEQGKIIPRRTSGTCAKHQRQLVNAIKKAREIALIPYISELTK is encoded by the coding sequence ATGTTGAAAAAAAAGCGAATTTGCCGCTTTTGCGAAGAAAAAGTGGAGTATATCGATTACAAGGATGAAAAGCGGCTGATGCGGTTCACCACCGAACAGGGCAAAATCATCCCCCGCCGCACCTCGGGGACCTGCGCGAAACACCAGCGCCAGCTCGTCAATGCGATCAAAAAGGCCCGCGAGATCGCCTTAATTCCCTACATCTCTGAATTGACCAAATAA
- the ssb gene encoding single-stranded DNA-binding protein, whose protein sequence is MPDLKMPDINNVLIAGYLTSDPAFRKTSNGTPVINFYIASNRKYRDNSGIWRENICYVGVVAWHRLAEACAEILKKGSSILIDGELQSRNWHNEDGTARNVVELRARRIQFLDRKSGKDVEEMAQQSSDDTPGNPEDERVKSKPAPESQEFQKIEPTEFDFGYQDLDL, encoded by the coding sequence ATGCCCGATTTGAAGATGCCGGACATCAATAATGTCCTCATTGCCGGATATTTGACCAGCGACCCGGCCTTCCGCAAGACCTCGAATGGCACGCCGGTGATCAACTTTTACATCGCGTCCAATCGCAAGTACCGGGACAACTCAGGGATCTGGCGGGAGAATATCTGCTATGTCGGCGTCGTCGCGTGGCACCGCCTCGCAGAAGCCTGCGCCGAAATCCTGAAAAAGGGTTCCTCGATCCTCATCGACGGCGAGCTGCAGAGCCGCAATTGGCATAACGAGGACGGCACCGCCCGCAATGTCGTCGAACTCCGCGCCCGCCGCATCCAGTTCCTTGACCGTAAAAGCGGCAAGGATGTCGAGGAGATGGCTCAACAAAGCAGCGACGATACCCCCGGTAATCCTGAAGACGAACGCGTCAAGAGCAAACCTGCGCCGGAATCGCAGGAGTTCCAGAAAATTGAACCGACCGAATTCGATTTTGGATATCAGGATTTGGACCTGTAA
- the rpsF gene encoding 30S ribosomal protein S6 produces the protein MRKYETIIVIDSLLKLEEIEGIINKYERFISANGGRVETIDRWGKRRLAYEIKKRQYGFYVLIRFDAPPAMIKQLDREYRLNEFLLRTMTTLMEKRALKALAKQYAAAAAAAVPPAPAAEPVPAEAPADTAAEPAAETAPSAAEPVQGEAAAE, from the coding sequence TTGCGTAAATACGAAACCATCATTGTCATCGATTCTCTGCTCAAACTCGAGGAGATCGAGGGCATCATCAATAAATACGAACGCTTCATCTCCGCCAACGGCGGCCGGGTGGAGACGATCGACCGCTGGGGCAAACGCCGGCTGGCCTACGAGATCAAGAAACGTCAGTACGGTTTTTATGTCCTGATCCGTTTCGACGCCCCCCCGGCGATGATCAAACAGCTCGATCGCGAATATCGCCTCAACGAGTTTCTGCTGCGCACCATGACTACCCTGATGGAAAAGCGCGCCCTGAAGGCCCTGGCTAAACAGTATGCCGCGGCCGCGGCTGCTGCGGTTCCACCCGCCCCCGCCGCCGAGCCGGTCCCAGCGGAAGCCCCTGCGGATACTGCCGCAGAACCCGCAGCCGAGACCGCTCCCTCCGCAGCGGAACCGGTTCAGGGTGAAGCCGCAGCCGAGTAA
- the pth gene encoding aminoacyl-tRNA hydrolase produces MRRKYLIAGLGNPGARYARTRHNLGFMTVDALADALGTGFRKKNSAALIAEADYAGCDVIIAKPQLFMNRSGESVAPLVRYLNISLEELLVVVDDADLPLGKLRLRKQGSAGGHNGLKSIISHLNSSAFPRLRLGMGRPDATEGMIDHVLSDFSRGEQEIIQTSVQRAVETIREYLEFGIDQAMNRCNAD; encoded by the coding sequence ATGCGCCGGAAATACCTCATCGCCGGACTGGGCAACCCCGGGGCCCGCTATGCCCGGACGCGGCATAACCTCGGCTTCATGACCGTTGATGCCCTCGCCGACGCCCTCGGCACCGGATTCCGTAAAAAGAACAGCGCCGCCCTGATCGCCGAAGCGGACTATGCCGGCTGCGACGTGATCATCGCCAAACCCCAGCTCTTCATGAACCGCAGCGGCGAATCAGTGGCACCGCTCGTCCGCTACCTCAACATCAGCCTGGAAGAGCTCCTGGTCGTGGTGGATGACGCCGACCTGCCGCTCGGCAAACTCCGGCTGCGCAAGCAGGGCAGTGCCGGCGGCCATAACGGCCTCAAATCGATCATCAGCCATCTGAATTCATCGGCCTTTCCCCGGCTGCGGCTGGGGATGGGAAGGCCCGACGCAACCGAGGGGATGATCGACCATGTGCTCTCCGATTTCAGCCGCGGCGAGCAGGAGATCATACAGACCAGCGTGCAGCGGGCGGTGGAGACGATCCGGGAGTATCTCGAATTCGGCATCGATCAGGCCATGAACCGCTGCAATGCCGATTGA
- a CDS encoding 50S ribosomal protein L25 — translation MSAQVLELTVREKHGTQQAKKVRRAGDVPGIFYFHGKESIPFTVNGKSLQSTLAKEATLLDVRFSTGDLRKCIVRDIQYHPINHAIIHIDLMGIKLDEKITVSVPVHFVGVSTGVKNDGGILQQVLRELEIECLPADIPEAIELDVTALAIGDALTVSDVVTKNYVILGEPDRTIVTVSAPRAVEEAPVEVEEGAAEPELVGRKPEGEPEEK, via the coding sequence ATGTCTGCTCAAGTTCTTGAATTGACCGTTCGCGAAAAGCACGGCACCCAGCAAGCCAAAAAGGTGCGGCGCGCCGGCGATGTGCCCGGCATATTTTACTTTCATGGCAAGGAATCGATCCCCTTCACGGTGAACGGCAAGTCCCTGCAGAGCACCCTCGCCAAAGAGGCCACCCTGCTCGATGTCCGTTTCAGCACCGGCGACCTCCGCAAATGCATCGTCCGCGACATCCAGTACCACCCCATCAACCACGCCATCATTCACATCGATCTGATGGGCATCAAACTGGATGAAAAGATCACCGTCTCCGTGCCCGTCCACTTCGTCGGCGTCTCCACCGGTGTCAAAAATGACGGCGGCATTCTGCAGCAGGTCCTGCGCGAGCTGGAAATCGAGTGTCTGCCGGCTGACATCCCCGAAGCGATTGAACTGGATGTCACCGCCCTCGCCATCGGCGATGCCCTGACCGTCAGCGATGTGGTGACCAAGAACTATGTCATCCTCGGCGAACCCGACCGCACCATCGTCACCGTCTCTGCCCCGCGCGCGGTTGAAGAAGCCCCCGTTGAGGTCGAGGAGGGCGCTGCCGAGCCTGAACTGGTCGGACGCAAGCCCGAGGGTGAGCCGGAAGAAAAGTAG
- a CDS encoding ribose-phosphate pyrophosphokinase: MAQDREMKIFSGRANPQLALEIAGALKKNLGQISLTNFSDGEIWAKYEENIRGTDVFLIQPTPAPADNLLELLIMIDAARRASARRITAVIPYFGYARQDRKDQPRVAISAKLVANLITTAGADRILTMDLHAPQIQGFFDIPLDHLYAASVFIEHIKKKRRSPNLVVASPDIGGIHLARAYARRLGTELVLLEKRRPRHNVVEVSRLIGDVSGKDVLLVDDLVDTAGTLVAGVAVLKKRGAHHIYVACTHGILSGEAVQRIADSDIDTFFVSDSVAIPENKRIDKIVILSVADLLADAIRRIHEDRSISDLFPEKGPIV; the protein is encoded by the coding sequence ATGGCGCAAGATCGCGAGATGAAAATATTCTCCGGCCGGGCGAATCCGCAACTCGCCCTTGAGATCGCCGGAGCCCTGAAAAAGAACCTCGGGCAGATCTCCCTGACCAACTTTTCGGACGGCGAGATCTGGGCCAAGTATGAGGAGAATATCCGCGGCACGGATGTCTTCCTCATCCAGCCCACCCCGGCACCGGCCGATAACCTGCTCGAGTTGCTGATTATGATCGACGCAGCCCGGCGCGCTTCGGCCAGACGCATCACCGCGGTGATCCCCTACTTCGGCTATGCCCGCCAGGACCGCAAGGACCAGCCGCGCGTCGCCATCTCGGCCAAACTGGTGGCCAACCTGATCACAACGGCCGGGGCCGACCGTATTTTGACGATGGACCTGCATGCACCCCAGATCCAGGGCTTTTTTGATATCCCCCTGGACCACCTGTATGCCGCCTCCGTCTTCATCGAGCACATCAAGAAAAAACGGCGGTCGCCCAATCTGGTCGTCGCCTCGCCGGATATCGGCGGCATTCACCTCGCCCGCGCCTACGCCCGCCGCCTCGGCACGGAACTGGTGCTGCTCGAAAAACGCCGCCCGCGGCATAACGTCGTCGAGGTCAGCCGCCTCATCGGCGATGTCAGCGGCAAAGATGTCCTCCTCGTCGACGACCTGGTCGATACCGCCGGCACCCTGGTCGCCGGCGTGGCCGTCCTCAAGAAACGCGGCGCACACCATATCTACGTCGCCTGCACCCACGGCATCCTCTCCGGAGAGGCCGTGCAAAGAATCGCGGATTCGGATATCGATACCTTTTTCGTCTCGGATTCGGTCGCCATCCCCGAGAACAAACGGATCGATAAAATAGTCATCCTCAGCGTCGCCGATCTCCTGGCCGACGCCATCCGCCGCATCCACGAGGACCGCTCCATCTCGGATCTCTTCCCGGAGAAGGGACCGATCGTATAG
- the ispE gene encoding 4-(cytidine 5'-diphospho)-2-C-methyl-D-erythritol kinase, with protein sequence MPFPLRHYSAYAKINLGLRILGRRADGYHEVETIYQQISVRDVLSIAAQPSGIVVGCTDPTLPVDGENLAGRAAALLRQHAGVAQGCNIQIQKNIPVGAGLGGGSSDAATALVALNQIWEIGWPLERLAPLAAELGSDVPFFLRGGCALGRGRGEILEPLQLPQGWWGVLVYPNLVISTHWVYENANFSLTKSLKNSKFYSLTGFADRLSEWDLHLANDLEPVVFNRYPHLKELVEGFRRAGAFYAHMSGSGSAIFGLFLDKSDALSALAGTTQGYTTFLFHPIAPRKE encoded by the coding sequence ATGCCCTTTCCCTTGCGTCATTATTCAGCTTATGCCAAGATCAACCTCGGCCTGCGCATACTCGGCCGGCGCGCCGATGGCTACCATGAGGTGGAGACGATCTATCAGCAGATCAGCGTCCGCGACGTCCTGTCCATCGCAGCGCAGCCGAGCGGCATCGTCGTCGGCTGCACCGATCCCACCTTGCCCGTGGACGGGGAAAATCTTGCCGGGCGTGCTGCGGCCCTGCTGCGCCAGCACGCCGGCGTGGCGCAGGGATGCAACATCCAGATCCAGAAGAACATTCCGGTCGGAGCGGGACTGGGCGGCGGCAGCAGCGATGCCGCGACCGCCCTGGTGGCCCTCAACCAGATCTGGGAGATCGGCTGGCCCCTGGAGCGGCTCGCCCCCCTGGCCGCTGAACTCGGCTCGGATGTCCCCTTTTTTCTCCGCGGCGGCTGCGCCCTCGGCCGAGGCCGCGGCGAAATCCTCGAACCCCTGCAGCTCCCGCAGGGATGGTGGGGCGTGCTGGTCTACCCCAACCTGGTGATTTCCACACATTGGGTCTATGAAAACGCTAATTTTAGCTTGACAAAATCGTTAAAAAACAGTAAATTTTACAGCTTGACCGGTTTTGCCGATCGACTTTCTGAGTGGGACCTCCACCTCGCTAACGACCTTGAACCTGTTGTTTTCAATAGATATCCACATCTAAAAGAACTGGTGGAAGGATTCAGGCGAGCGGGGGCATTTTATGCCCATATGTCGGGCAGCGGTTCGGCCATCTTCGGCCTGTTTCTCGACAAGAGCGACGCCTTGAGTGCCCTGGCGGGGACCACCCAAGGTTACACGACCTTCCTCTTTCATCCGATCGCCCCCCGGAAAGAGTAA
- a CDS encoding UDP-2,3-diacylglucosamine diphosphatase, which produces MLLCAHILKFCFIIGDRLTLETLAPARAACQTIYVLGDAHLGAQNPGAEAEKLRRFTSFIDALRGQRESQLILCGDLFDFWFEYRRVVARSHFRTLARLADLIDSGVPVDYLAGNHDFWLGTFLREEVGVTVHPDALELTQSGRRILLLHGDGLRRRDHLYRLMKGLLRHPLAVAAYRLLHPDWGIPLAHFCAHLSRESQRTERYDDGDYRAWACSRLEEAYDLVVMGHTHVPALLAHGRGWYVNTGAWMSTFTYARIAAGVPALFQWDGQVSRPYFPGQASRTDEL; this is translated from the coding sequence TTGCTTTTATGCGCACATATCCTTAAATTTTGTTTTATTATAGGAGATAGGCTGACTCTGGAGACGCTTGCCCCGGCGCGCGCCGCATGCCAAACGATCTATGTGCTCGGCGATGCCCATCTGGGCGCCCAAAATCCCGGCGCCGAAGCGGAAAAATTGCGCCGCTTCACCTCGTTCATCGACGCACTGCGCGGCCAGAGGGAGAGCCAGCTCATCCTCTGCGGCGACCTGTTCGATTTCTGGTTCGAATACCGCCGTGTGGTGGCCCGGAGCCACTTCCGCACCCTGGCGCGGCTTGCCGACCTCATCGATTCGGGCGTCCCGGTCGATTATCTCGCCGGCAACCATGATTTCTGGCTCGGCACCTTTCTGCGCGAAGAGGTGGGCGTGACCGTCCATCCCGACGCTCTGGAACTGACCCAGTCCGGCCGGCGCATCCTCCTCCTGCATGGCGATGGTCTGCGCCGCCGGGATCATCTCTACCGGCTGATGAAAGGGTTGCTCCGCCATCCCCTCGCGGTTGCCGCTTACCGGCTGCTGCACCCGGACTGGGGTATTCCGCTGGCGCACTTTTGTGCCCATCTGAGCCGAGAATCCCAACGCACGGAACGCTACGACGATGGTGATTATCGCGCCTGGGCCTGCAGCCGGCTGGAAGAGGCCTACGATCTGGTCGTCATGGGTCACACCCATGTCCCAGCTCTGCTCGCGCATGGCCGCGGCTGGTATGTCAACACCGGTGCCTGGATGAGCACCTTCACCTATGCGCGCATCGCAGCCGGCGTACCGGCCCTCTTCCAGTGGGACGGCCAGGTGAGCCGCCCCTATTTTCCCGGGCAAGCGTCCCGGACGGATGAGTTGTGA
- the mreC gene encoding rod shape-determining protein MreC — protein sequence MKKDSKISSFLRDWLILFLAVLVSLGALFFANDARTLGSIHTISLEIIGRMTEPLANLRAYLALETENRRLHEINAALQLKNAQMAEAWYENVRLRQLLGFKMTAPYDLIAATVTGRQQQQGLSSLILDVGAAQGVRVNMTVVSADGLVGRVHSVSASYCTVQAFEDRAFSCAAMVQRSRLEGMFKWEGYNRGILTGIYLSGDVRRGDLIVTSGTNSIFVPGLKLGTVSFIDEAESGMYRKIYVEPKVDLALLREVYIIRRPQGGAPQ from the coding sequence GTGAAAAAAGACAGCAAAATATCTTCCTTCTTGCGCGACTGGCTGATCCTTTTCCTGGCGGTCCTGGTTTCGCTGGGCGCCCTCTTTTTCGCCAACGACGCCCGCACGCTCGGCAGCATCCACACCATCAGCCTCGAGATCATCGGTCGAATGACCGAACCCCTGGCGAACCTCCGCGCCTATCTGGCCCTCGAGACCGAGAATCGCCGTCTGCACGAGATAAACGCTGCCCTTCAGCTCAAGAACGCCCAGATGGCCGAGGCGTGGTACGAAAATGTGCGTCTCCGCCAGCTCCTCGGTTTCAAGATGACCGCGCCCTATGATCTCATCGCCGCCACTGTCACCGGCCGGCAGCAGCAACAGGGCCTCTCATCACTGATTCTCGACGTCGGAGCCGCCCAGGGGGTGCGCGTCAACATGACCGTGGTCTCCGCTGACGGTCTGGTCGGCCGGGTCCACTCGGTCTCCGCCTCCTATTGCACAGTCCAGGCCTTCGAGGACCGCGCCTTCAGCTGCGCCGCCATGGTCCAGCGCAGCCGCCTCGAGGGGATGTTCAAGTGGGAGGGCTACAACCGTGGCATCCTGACCGGAATCTACCTCAGTGGCGACGTGCGCAGGGGCGACCTGATCGTCACCTCGGGAACCAATTCGATCTTCGTGCCGGGATTGAAGTTGGGCACCGTTTCGTTCATCGACGAAGCCGAATCGGGCATGTACCGCAAGATCTATGTCGAGCCCAAGGTGGACCTGGCATTGCTGCGGGAGGTCTATATCATCCGCAGGCCGCAGGGAGGCGCGCCGCAATGA